Proteins encoded by one window of Rouxiella chamberiensis:
- a CDS encoding PTS sugar transporter subunit IIB, with amino-acid sequence MKKILIVCGNGLGSSFIVEMNVKKIIKELGKEAEVSHTDLSSAKSEPADIYIGSNEIIASLDDGKRTVFGLTNLLDNARIKEILSNNL; translated from the coding sequence ATGAAAAAGATCCTGATCGTGTGCGGCAATGGCCTGGGCAGCAGCTTTATTGTTGAAATGAACGTGAAGAAAATTATCAAGGAGTTGGGAAAGGAAGCGGAAGTCAGCCATACGGATTTAAGCTCCGCCAAGTCTGAACCGGCCGATATCTATATTGGTTCAAACGAAATTATTGCCAGCCTGGATGACGGCAAACGTACTGTATTCGGCCTGACCAATCTGCTGGATAACGCCAGAATTAAAGAGATTCTGAGCAACAACCTATAA
- a CDS encoding PTS ascorbate transporter subunit IIC, with product MLSFIINDVLGTPAILVGLFSLIGLLLQKKSFSDTVSGTLKTIMGFLILIAGAGVIATTLTSFSELFVHSFNIQGVVPNNDVVAAIAQKNFGTSTAMIMILGMLFNILFARITPLKYIFLTGHHTLYMAAMLAVILATGGLSGFPLVLTGSLILGALMVISPAILQPFTRKITGSDDFALGHFGSTGYLCAALVGKVMGKGSRSTEEFKVPKHLKFLHDSSIAIALTMTILFIVLVVIAGKEFTETQVSGGQNYIIFAIIQAITFAAGVYIILAGVRMVIAEIVPAFKGIADKVVKDAKPALDCPTVFPFAPNAVIIGFLSSFCAGLICMFFFPMLGLSIIVPGLVPHFFCGATAGVYGNATGGRRGAIIGAFVNGLIISFLPAILLSVLGDLSNSTTFGDADFGVVGIILGKLMSAFH from the coding sequence ATGCTCAGTTTTATTATTAATGATGTACTAGGGACACCTGCGATTCTTGTCGGCCTGTTTTCATTGATTGGTCTGCTGCTACAGAAAAAGTCATTCTCGGATACCGTGTCCGGCACCCTGAAAACCATTATGGGTTTCCTTATTCTGATTGCCGGTGCAGGCGTTATTGCCACTACATTGACAAGCTTCAGCGAATTATTTGTCCACTCCTTCAATATTCAGGGCGTGGTGCCCAATAATGATGTGGTCGCGGCCATTGCCCAGAAAAATTTCGGCACATCAACCGCGATGATCATGATATTGGGCATGCTGTTCAATATTCTCTTTGCGCGTATTACGCCGCTTAAATATATCTTCCTGACCGGGCACCACACGCTGTATATGGCCGCGATGCTGGCGGTTATTCTCGCCACCGGCGGTCTGAGTGGTTTCCCGCTGGTATTGACCGGCTCCCTGATTCTTGGCGCGCTGATGGTGATTTCTCCGGCCATTTTGCAGCCTTTTACCCGTAAAATTACCGGCAGCGACGATTTCGCGCTGGGTCATTTTGGTTCTACCGGCTATCTGTGTGCCGCGCTGGTGGGCAAGGTGATGGGCAAAGGCAGCCGTTCCACGGAAGAGTTCAAGGTACCCAAACACCTGAAATTCCTGCACGACTCCTCGATTGCCATCGCGCTGACCATGACGATTCTGTTTATCGTGCTGGTGGTAATTGCCGGTAAAGAGTTTACCGAAACACAGGTGAGCGGCGGTCAGAACTACATTATCTTCGCGATTATTCAGGCCATTACCTTCGCGGCAGGGGTGTATATCATTCTGGCGGGCGTGCGTATGGTTATCGCCGAAATTGTTCCGGCATTCAAAGGCATTGCCGATAAAGTGGTCAAAGATGCCAAACCCGCGCTGGACTGCCCTACGGTATTCCCGTTCGCGCCAAATGCGGTGATCATCGGCTTTTTAAGCAGCTTCTGTGCCGGCCTTATCTGCATGTTCTTCTTCCCGATGCTGGGACTCAGCATCATCGTGCCGGGTCTGGTGCCGCACTTCTTCTGCGGTGCAACGGCGGGAGTGTACGGTAACGCCACCGGCGGCCGTCGCGGTGCGATTATCGGCGCTTTCGTCAATGGATTGATCATCTCCTTCCTGCCTGCGATTCTGCTGTCGGTGCTGGGTGACCTGTCAAACTCCACCACCTTTGGCGATGCCGATTTCGGCGTGGTCGGCATTATTCTCGGCAAGCTGATGAGCGCGTTCCACTAA
- a CDS encoding LysR family transcriptional regulator has translation MSQLFHEKQISYLYEVGIQGGIRRAADILGINASVISRQISLLERTLQLPLLERKGRTVVLTEAGKLLADDFFESRERRSKLERHLKDLRYMKGGAITIRVGAGLVDTFVEYVLKAFAASYPNVFVEIVAGNMQETLASIVQGEADMALAFGPIGNPELKRHSFPWGPICAVVNPQHPIAKLEKVTIEELSKHRLISLSETFGLQRHMNAMFQSQGFLFTPAYRCNLFSTAMSLSISGMGISFMSAQAAGERIEHNILVAVPIDHPIATEAQCHLLRNSDRRFSPAAHHLWQLLLNFFQQKGE, from the coding sequence ATGAGCCAACTGTTTCACGAAAAGCAAATCAGCTACCTCTACGAGGTCGGCATTCAGGGCGGAATACGGCGCGCCGCCGATATTCTGGGCATTAATGCCTCCGTCATCAGCCGTCAGATTTCTCTGCTCGAACGCACGCTGCAACTGCCGTTGCTGGAGCGCAAGGGCCGCACCGTTGTCTTGACCGAAGCGGGTAAACTGCTGGCCGACGATTTCTTCGAAAGCCGTGAACGCCGCAGTAAACTCGAGCGCCATCTCAAGGATTTGCGCTACATGAAAGGCGGCGCTATCACTATCCGCGTCGGTGCCGGTCTGGTCGATACCTTTGTCGAATACGTGCTGAAAGCCTTCGCCGCCTCCTACCCGAATGTGTTTGTCGAAATCGTGGCGGGCAACATGCAGGAGACGCTGGCGTCTATCGTTCAGGGCGAAGCGGACATGGCGCTGGCCTTCGGGCCTATCGGCAATCCCGAATTGAAACGGCACAGCTTTCCGTGGGGGCCAATCTGTGCGGTGGTTAATCCGCAGCATCCTATCGCCAAACTGGAAAAAGTAACCATCGAGGAGCTGAGTAAACATCGGCTGATTTCGTTAAGTGAAACCTTTGGATTGCAGCGACATATGAATGCAATGTTTCAGAGTCAGGGCTTTCTGTTTACCCCGGCGTATCGCTGCAACCTGTTTTCAACGGCCATGAGTCTGAGTATTTCGGGAATGGGAATTTCATTTATGAGTGCGCAGGCGGCGGGAGAGCGGATCGAGCATAACATTCTGGTGGCGGTGCCTATCGATCACCCCATCGCGACAGAGGCGCAGTGTCATCTGCTGCGCAATTCCGACCGGCGTTTTTCGCCGGCCGCACACCATTTATGGCAATTGTTATTGAACTTCTTTCAGCAAAAGGGGGAATAA
- a CDS encoding M20 family metallopeptidase, with the protein MQTAHDYLQQHAALILDDIKRLVQAQSPSLNKAATDRCGQVLQAIVRERLGVEAQVCPQETLGDHLLFCVGEGPQITSILGHFDTVWEIDEIPMVEKDGKLYGPGVLDMKAGLIQAIWAVRAIAQTGGLAQHSIRIICPSDEELGSPSSRQWIEQHAAGSSRVLVAEPAVAQTNEAKIARKGTGRFEVRITGKAAHAGNNPEEGISAIQEMAHQILYLHGLNAPEVGTTVNVGVAKGGGKLNVVADEAVLGVDLRVTNMAEAERAVAAIRACKPHLAGAAVEVTGDIGRPPMEQTPQNLALFNQARQAVKRLGFHLEGKAVGGGSDGNFTSAMGIATLDGLGATGVGIHARHEHIIVKDIPLRTAIIAEILLGENGREG; encoded by the coding sequence ATGCAAACGGCACACGATTATCTGCAACAGCACGCGGCGCTTATTCTCGACGACATCAAACGTTTGGTGCAGGCGCAATCGCCCTCACTGAACAAGGCGGCGACTGACCGCTGCGGCCAGGTTTTGCAGGCGATCGTCCGTGAACGTCTGGGCGTCGAGGCTCAGGTGTGTCCGCAGGAGACACTCGGCGACCACCTGCTGTTCTGTGTAGGCGAGGGGCCGCAGATCACCAGCATTCTGGGCCATTTCGACACCGTTTGGGAAATCGACGAGATCCCGATGGTGGAAAAAGACGGCAAGCTTTACGGGCCGGGCGTGCTGGATATGAAAGCGGGTCTTATCCAGGCTATCTGGGCAGTGCGCGCAATCGCGCAGACAGGCGGATTGGCGCAGCACAGCATCCGAATTATCTGTCCTTCCGATGAAGAACTCGGCAGCCCAAGTTCGCGTCAGTGGATAGAGCAGCATGCCGCAGGCTCATCGCGCGTTCTGGTCGCCGAACCGGCGGTCGCGCAAACGAATGAAGCCAAAATTGCCCGCAAGGGAACGGGACGTTTCGAAGTGCGGATTACGGGCAAAGCAGCGCACGCCGGTAATAATCCCGAAGAGGGCATCAGCGCGATTCAGGAGATGGCACACCAGATTCTGTATCTCCACGGCCTGAATGCGCCGGAAGTCGGCACAACGGTTAACGTTGGCGTAGCAAAAGGCGGTGGCAAGCTTAACGTGGTCGCCGACGAAGCGGTGCTTGGCGTGGATCTTCGCGTTACCAACATGGCCGAAGCCGAGCGCGCAGTCGCGGCGATACGCGCCTGCAAGCCGCATCTGGCGGGGGCTGCCGTAGAGGTCACCGGTGACATAGGCCGTCCGCCGATGGAGCAGACGCCACAAAATCTGGCCTTGTTCAATCAGGCGCGGCAGGCGGTAAAACGCCTCGGTTTCCACCTGGAAGGCAAGGCGGTCGGCGGCGGGAGCGACGGTAATTTCACCTCGGCGATGGGCATTGCCACCCTCGACGGACTGGGCGCAACCGGCGTCGGAATTCACGCCCGCCATGAACATATCATCGTTAAGGATATTCCGTTACGGACCGCGATAATCGCCGAAATTCTGCTTGGCGAAAACGGTCGCGAAGGTTAA
- a CDS encoding nucleoside recognition domain-containing protein — translation MSDSRVSEEKPVEQAEEWRVGTGAYVALIAVILLFSGAFLKVDGMAWLGAFDFTTLGGSFGTMKDPAANTFVGAGGLSAKAGFLFALSLVPTVMLALGMLEIFTHYGAIRAAHKLLTPLLKPILGIPGHTGLALITDLQSTDAGAALSKELYDTKQITRKDVVIMGAWQYSGAGLINNYFSIGSAMFASLTLPVIIPLLVMFVMKFVGAVFVRFALNTVYKRDFDNE, via the coding sequence ATGAGTGACAGCAGAGTTTCTGAAGAAAAACCGGTCGAGCAGGCCGAAGAGTGGAGGGTCGGGACAGGGGCCTATGTTGCGTTAATCGCGGTTATTTTGCTGTTCTCCGGCGCATTTTTGAAAGTCGACGGAATGGCATGGCTGGGCGCGTTCGACTTCACCACGTTGGGCGGATCCTTTGGCACCATGAAAGATCCGGCCGCCAATACTTTTGTCGGCGCTGGCGGATTAAGTGCGAAAGCCGGATTCCTGTTCGCGCTGTCGCTGGTACCGACTGTGATGCTGGCACTCGGCATGCTCGAGATCTTCACCCACTACGGCGCTATCCGCGCGGCGCATAAATTGCTGACGCCGTTACTTAAACCGATTCTCGGCATTCCGGGCCATACCGGTCTGGCGCTGATTACAGACTTGCAAAGTACCGATGCGGGCGCGGCGCTGAGTAAAGAACTCTATGACACCAAACAGATAACCCGTAAAGACGTCGTCATTATGGGGGCCTGGCAATATTCCGGTGCCGGTCTGATTAATAACTATTTCTCGATTGGTTCGGCGATGTTTGCCTCATTGACGCTGCCGGTCATTATTCCGCTGCTGGTCATGTTTGTAATGAAATTTGTGGGGGCGGTATTTGTTCGCTTCGCCCTGAACACTGTCTATAAAAGAGATTTCGACAATGAGTAA
- a CDS encoding YjiG family protein: MSNIAKATNNPFDIFVIGARKGFNIAINNLMPNVVMAYVISEILNLLGVMNFLGHAFAPLMGLLGLPGEAVTVLLTAWLSSSAGTGVAISLLTKGTLDPAQITILAPAIFLMGAQLQYMGRLLGVADVPKKYWPLLMLTSILNSIIAMIIMRVIS, from the coding sequence ATGAGTAATATTGCCAAGGCTACCAATAATCCCTTTGATATTTTCGTTATCGGCGCGCGTAAAGGTTTTAATATCGCGATTAATAACCTGATGCCCAATGTGGTCATGGCTTACGTCATTTCGGAGATCCTGAACCTGCTGGGCGTGATGAATTTCCTGGGCCACGCCTTTGCACCATTAATGGGCTTGCTGGGTTTGCCGGGCGAAGCGGTCACTGTATTGCTGACCGCCTGGCTCTCTTCATCGGCAGGAACCGGCGTCGCAATAAGCCTGTTGACCAAGGGCACGCTGGATCCGGCGCAAATAACCATTCTGGCCCCGGCCATTTTCCTGATGGGCGCGCAGTTGCAGTACATGGGGCGTCTGCTGGGCGTGGCGGATGTGCCGAAAAAATATTGGCCGCTGCTGATGCTGACCAGCATCCTGAACTCGATTATCGCCATGATTATTATGCGCGTTATCTCCTGA
- a CDS encoding M20 peptidase aminoacylase family protein — MSNTLEHFHYLHQIPELGFMEFKTSAYLAEALENAGYKVTRNINGTTGIVAELDSGKPGPVMALRADMDALGHIIEGQLEARHTCGHDGHSSVVLATAQEVIKEGIVRKGRLKILFQPAEELGTGALAMVEGGALDDVDMLLGFHVRPLEECPMGQAVPAMLYSACATVEATITGLPAHAARPHLGINALDAAVAAVQAVNSIHLAPNLTWSVKATRFLCDAGVTNSVPDIAKVCWDLRSQYNEPMDELKAKVLKAIEHSVAALGATAQISVQKEMPAAIVSDDVTAIIAESIVEVLGEQGLTEPKFTPGSEDFFHYPRQRPEVKTGFWGLGANLTPGLHHPDMRFDLEALEIGVRVFKNCVKKVLG; from the coding sequence GTGTCTAACACACTGGAACATTTTCACTATCTGCATCAGATCCCTGAACTGGGCTTTATGGAGTTCAAGACCTCGGCTTATCTTGCCGAAGCGCTGGAAAACGCCGGTTACAAGGTGACGCGCAACATTAACGGCACCACCGGTATTGTTGCCGAACTGGATAGCGGTAAACCGGGCCCGGTCATGGCACTGCGCGCCGATATGGACGCGCTGGGCCATATTATCGAGGGGCAGCTCGAGGCGCGTCATACCTGCGGTCACGATGGCCACTCTTCCGTAGTGCTCGCCACGGCGCAGGAAGTTATCAAGGAAGGCATCGTCAGAAAAGGCCGCCTGAAAATCCTGTTCCAGCCGGCCGAAGAGCTGGGAACCGGCGCGCTGGCGATGGTAGAAGGCGGCGCGCTGGATGACGTCGACATGCTGCTCGGTTTTCACGTGCGCCCGCTGGAAGAGTGTCCGATGGGGCAGGCGGTGCCGGCCATGCTGTATTCGGCCTGTGCAACCGTCGAAGCGACCATAACCGGATTGCCTGCGCACGCCGCGCGTCCGCATCTTGGCATTAACGCGCTGGACGCGGCCGTCGCGGCCGTGCAGGCGGTCAACAGCATTCATCTGGCGCCCAACCTGACCTGGAGTGTCAAGGCAACGCGTTTTCTGTGCGACGCGGGGGTGACCAACTCCGTGCCGGACATCGCTAAAGTCTGCTGGGACCTGCGCTCGCAGTACAATGAGCCGATGGATGAACTGAAAGCCAAAGTGCTCAAGGCTATCGAACACAGCGTGGCGGCACTCGGCGCTACGGCGCAAATCAGCGTACAGAAAGAGATGCCGGCCGCCATCGTCAGCGACGACGTGACGGCCATCATTGCGGAATCGATTGTCGAAGTGCTGGGCGAGCAAGGGCTGACCGAGCCGAAATTTACGCCGGGCAGCGAAGACTTTTTCCACTATCCACGTCAGCGTCCCGAGGTAAAAACCGGGTTCTGGGGGTTAGGGGCGAATCTGACGCCGGGCCTGCATCATCCCGACATGCGTTTTGATCTCGAAGCATTGGAAATCGGCGTGCGCGTATTCAAGAACTGCGTTAAAAAAGTGCTGGGTTAA
- a CDS encoding TonB-dependent receptor, with product MLSAHVRADDTLVVNAATLDNTTQAEPASPDKQATLGSLGSRAIANTPYSVEVLPQSLIKRQQLQSVTDLYRYLPSVQGDGARPQSRGMQGSVVQNSMIDGLNVVSTTDYPAEQFSQIEVLNGLAGALYGPANPAGIFNFVSKRPTDTPQHSVTVGAGTGTGTLISTDLGGPLDSEDRVKYRLNLLDDEGRGYASGSTRRRQLASLALDFQLTDKLTMQTNFSYYHFYQKGLPGKFALASGTTFPSALNATDGRYGQYYAGDDDRTTTASVHFKYDFDGNWLGEFGFLRQIADRESTAVTNTLTNNAGAYTSTVSSATASRFTINSYMANLTGRVDTGWLSHSLSLGMRGFVWKNYNPVNGASQTLGSANLDNTLAFNEPDYPDFTDRYHSASSTQQAFLVGDTLTFSPKWSLLLAGSESFLTSSNYGKTGVRSSASNNSGFSGSASLMYKPVEPLTLYTTYADSLQQGDVAPSGSNNAGAILSPYRSKQVEVGSKLVVGKTLLTAALFQIERPYAYTLSNGDYAVDGTQRNRGLELLADGDLRSDLHVFGGVTWLDPRLRDTGSSSTEDKQVVGLPRVTSNLLVVYDLPFVQGMDVSGSAHYVGRRATDNANGSWVGSYATFDVGTGYRTRLFGTGTTFRLDVTNLTNRHYWTNIVPGGLNGYTGAGYASASLGAPRMAQLSMQVDF from the coding sequence ATGCTGTCGGCGCACGTCCGCGCCGATGACACCCTGGTTGTGAATGCGGCCACCCTTGATAATACTACCCAGGCCGAACCGGCTTCCCCCGACAAACAGGCGACATTGGGCAGTCTTGGCAGTCGAGCCATCGCCAATACCCCATATTCGGTCGAAGTATTGCCGCAATCACTCATTAAACGTCAGCAGCTGCAAAGCGTAACGGACCTCTATCGGTATTTGCCGTCGGTACAGGGTGACGGCGCGCGTCCGCAGTCGCGAGGCATGCAGGGCAGCGTAGTACAGAACTCGATGATCGACGGGTTGAACGTCGTGTCGACCACCGATTATCCCGCCGAGCAGTTTTCACAGATTGAAGTCCTGAACGGCTTGGCCGGTGCGCTTTATGGTCCTGCCAATCCGGCCGGTATTTTCAATTTTGTGTCGAAGCGCCCGACGGATACGCCACAGCACTCCGTCACCGTGGGAGCAGGCACAGGAACCGGCACATTGATTTCAACCGATCTCGGTGGGCCGCTGGACAGCGAAGATCGCGTGAAGTATCGGCTGAATCTGCTGGATGACGAGGGGCGCGGGTATGCCAGCGGCAGCACGCGCCGTCGTCAGTTGGCGAGTCTGGCGCTGGATTTCCAGCTGACCGACAAGCTGACCATGCAGACCAATTTCAGCTATTACCATTTCTATCAGAAAGGGTTGCCGGGTAAATTTGCGCTTGCCAGCGGCACGACGTTCCCGAGTGCTTTGAATGCCACCGACGGGCGCTACGGTCAGTATTACGCCGGTGACGATGACAGGACCACCACCGCCAGCGTGCATTTCAAATATGATTTCGACGGCAACTGGCTGGGTGAGTTCGGCTTCCTGCGCCAGATTGCCGACCGCGAATCCACGGCGGTCACCAACACGCTGACCAACAATGCGGGCGCTTACACTTCGACGGTGTCCAGCGCGACCGCCAGCCGTTTCACCATCAACAGTTATATGGCCAATCTGACCGGCCGAGTCGATACCGGCTGGTTGAGCCACTCTCTGTCGCTAGGCATGCGCGGGTTTGTGTGGAAAAACTACAATCCGGTAAACGGGGCGTCGCAAACCCTCGGCTCGGCCAATCTCGATAATACTCTGGCCTTTAATGAGCCGGATTACCCTGATTTTACCGATCGTTACCACTCGGCCAGCAGCACCCAGCAGGCATTTCTGGTAGGCGATACACTGACCTTCAGCCCTAAATGGAGCCTGTTGCTGGCCGGCAGCGAAAGCTTCCTGACCTCAAGCAACTACGGCAAAACCGGCGTGCGCAGCAGTGCATCGAACAACAGTGGATTCAGCGGCTCGGCCAGCCTGATGTACAAACCGGTAGAACCGCTGACGCTGTACACCACCTACGCCGACAGCCTGCAACAGGGCGATGTCGCCCCGAGCGGCAGCAACAATGCGGGGGCCATCCTCTCGCCGTATCGCAGCAAGCAGGTCGAAGTGGGCAGCAAGCTGGTAGTCGGCAAAACGCTGCTGACGGCGGCGCTGTTCCAGATTGAACGCCCGTATGCCTACACGCTGAGCAACGGCGATTATGCGGTCGACGGCACGCAGCGCAACCGCGGTCTGGAGCTGTTGGCCGACGGCGACCTGCGCTCCGATCTGCATGTTTTCGGCGGGGTGACCTGGCTTGATCCGCGTCTGCGCGACACGGGCAGCAGCAGCACCGAAGACAAGCAGGTCGTCGGCCTGCCGCGTGTGACCAGTAATCTGCTGGTGGTCTATGATTTACCCTTCGTGCAGGGCATGGACGTCAGCGGCAGTGCGCATTATGTGGGCCGTCGCGCCACGGATAACGCCAATGGCAGCTGGGTCGGCAGTTATGCCACCTTCGATGTGGGCACAGGCTATCGCACGCGCCTGTTTGGCACGGGGACCACGTTCCGGCTGGATGTCACCAACCTGACCAATCGCCATTACTGGACCAACATCGTGCCGGGCGGACTAAACGGTTACACCGGCGCGGGTTACGCTAGCGCCTCGCTCGGCGCACCGCGCATGGCGCAGCTTTCAATGCAGGTTGATTTCTAG